A DNA window from Candidatus Bathyarchaeia archaeon contains the following coding sequences:
- a CDS encoding Hsp20 family protein → MASLLDVALRLGIYIPLEAEDYVKSELAKIFDVSDEGEIDEALEYHCSENPSELRRILRSILREWRRTRAGDLVNLSASPPVAQVSRSLSNASNWEESLDAESLLFDVIEHGPYIMVVAELPGVKRNELDIQLLEGSLYVKVNSKNCKLRRYVALPDKVEREPMEISLKNGVLFIRLRKRP, encoded by the coding sequence ATGGCATCCTTATTGGACGTCGCCCTAAGGCTGGGAATATATATCCCACTGGAGGCGGAGGATTACGTCAAGTCCGAGCTCGCCAAGATATTCGATGTCTCCGACGAGGGGGAGATTGATGAGGCATTGGAATATCATTGTTCGGAGAACCCATCCGAGCTGAGGAGGATCCTGAGATCGATCCTAAGGGAGTGGAGGAGGACTAGGGCGGGTGACTTGGTCAACCTTAGCGCCTCCCCGCCAGTGGCCCAAGTTTCGAGGTCATTATCCAATGCATCCAATTGGGAGGAGAGTTTGGACGCGGAATCCCTCCTCTTCGATGTGATAGAGCATGGGCCGTATATAATGGTCGTAGCCGAGCTCCCCGGGGTGAAGCGCAATGAGCTGGATATCCAACTATTGGAGGGCTCGCTCTACGTCAAGGTCAACTCGAAGAATTGTAAGCTGAGGAGGTATGTAGCGTTACCGGATAAGGTCGAGCGCGAGCCAATGGAAATCTCTCTCAAGAACGGGGTCCTCTTCATCCGCCTCAGGAAGAGGCCCTAA
- a CDS encoding PRC-barrel domain-containing protein — protein sequence MVKWHRREELSGKEVIDHEAKRIGIVKDLAYSTDGKLALLIQGEGGDEGFLPFGSVEKIGDVIFVKPQANIEPIPMRTCPSCKLKVPEDAKFCPRCGKRFEGK from the coding sequence TTGGTCAAATGGCATAGAAGGGAGGAGTTATCCGGGAAGGAAGTAATAGACCATGAGGCCAAGAGGATCGGCATAGTGAAGGATTTGGCATATTCGACGGATGGGAAATTGGCGCTTCTGATCCAAGGGGAAGGGGGAGATGAGGGCTTCCTCCCCTTCGGTAGCGTGGAGAAGATAGGCGATGTCATATTCGTTAAACCCCAAGCCAACATAGAGCCGATTCCGATGAGGACTTGCCCAAGCTGTAAGCTAAAGGTCCCTGAGGATGCCAAGTTCTGCCCTAGGTGCGGCAAGAGGTTCGAAGGGAAATGA
- a CDS encoding DUF371 domain-containing protein yields MPRTFELIEAFGHPNIRASHRTTLAITRDEWLSISGDCIIGVRANKSASGLSEIFKAIAKSPGSRIKMVLEARGIKEVVQGFGDPGLTFEDPDDLVVRKSSFKCPRTIMVRSDKAAGNLSRRLIRALQDPSSRLRVLLIVES; encoded by the coding sequence ATGCCAAGGACATTCGAGCTCATCGAGGCCTTCGGCCATCCGAATATAAGGGCCTCCCATAGGACTACCTTGGCGATCACTAGGGACGAATGGCTTTCAATCAGCGGCGACTGCATAATAGGCGTGAGGGCCAACAAGTCCGCGTCGGGCCTCTCGGAGATCTTCAAGGCGATCGCCAAATCGCCGGGATCTAGGATCAAGATGGTCTTGGAGGCGCGCGGGATCAAGGAGGTCGTCCAAGGCTTTGGGGATCCCGGGCTAACCTTTGAGGATCCCGATGATTTGGTTGTTAGGAAGAGTTCCTTCAAGTGCCCTAGGACGATCATGGTGAGGTCCGATAAAGCCGCTGGGAATCTCTCCCGGAGGCTTATCCGAGCGCTCCAAGATCCGAGCTCAAGGTTAAGGGTCCTCTTAATCGTCGAATCCTAG